One window of Mycoplasma cottewii genomic DNA carries:
- the phnC gene encoding phosphonate ABC transporter ATP-binding protein — MITFKNVNKIWPNGKQVLKDINLTISKGELIAVIGLSGAGKTTLLKTINKLNDISSGTIEIEFDKINKKYDLSKTRGKKLRELRSNIGLMFQEYNNIGNKTVLENVLNARVTKEKPIFKLLGMFSKESKLIALGSLDKLNLLDFAYIRAENLSGGQQQRVALARTLSQQPFLIIADEPVSALDPVMANQVMKDFQKINAEEGITTIINIHHVDLAKKYATRIIGLNNGEIVFDGSPDQLDDQMIKKIYGDNY, encoded by the coding sequence TAACAATATCAAAAGGTGAATTAATAGCTGTTATTGGACTTTCTGGTGCTGGTAAAACAACGCTTTTAAAAACTATTAATAAACTTAATGATATATCTTCAGGAACTATTGAAATAGAATTTGACAAGATCAATAAAAAATATGATTTATCTAAAACTAGAGGAAAAAAATTACGTGAATTAAGAAGTAATATTGGTTTAATGTTCCAAGAATACAACAATATTGGAAATAAAACAGTTTTAGAAAACGTTTTAAATGCAAGAGTCACAAAAGAAAAACCTATTTTTAAACTTTTAGGTATGTTTTCAAAAGAAAGTAAATTAATAGCATTGGGATCTTTAGATAAATTAAACTTATTAGACTTTGCTTACATTCGTGCTGAAAATTTAAGTGGTGGACAACAACAACGTGTTGCCTTAGCAAGAACATTGAGTCAACAACCTTTTCTAATTATTGCTGATGAACCTGTATCAGCTTTAGATCCGGTTATGGCCAACCAAGTTATGAAAGACTTCCAAAAAATTAATGCAGAAGAAGGAATAACAACTATTATAAATATTCACCATGTTGATTTAGCTAAAAAATATGCAACAAGAATTATAGGTTTAAATAATGGAGAAATTGTATTCGATGGTTCTCCTGATCAATTAGATGACCAAATGATTAAAAAAATCTATGGAGATAATTACTAA